From Geomonas agri, one genomic window encodes:
- a CDS encoding class I SAM-dependent methyltransferase — translation MLEILSDFLTPGMRVLDIGCGDGFIAESLGKEIPGLKITAVDTNLSDQQIAEFSATKGGIDFRKELPDESSFDLVLLLDVMEHVQTDHSFLAGIVERHVAGKGLVLITVPAFQAIFSGHDYFLGHYRRYSLPQLLRVVEEAGLTSRRCGYLFFSLLLPKLVLFKVLKSADSSEGVGHWRKGPLLTSLIHLALKLDNKILLAAGRLGIKIPGLTGWVLCDKHG, via the coding sequence TTGCTGGAGATTCTGTCCGACTTCCTGACACCGGGAATGCGAGTCCTCGATATTGGGTGCGGCGACGGTTTTATCGCGGAGAGCCTTGGCAAAGAGATCCCGGGTCTGAAGATCACGGCGGTGGATACCAACCTTTCCGATCAGCAGATTGCCGAGTTCTCCGCCACCAAGGGGGGGATCGACTTCCGGAAGGAGTTGCCCGATGAATCGAGCTTCGACCTGGTGCTGCTGCTGGACGTGATGGAGCATGTCCAAACTGATCACTCCTTTCTTGCCGGCATCGTCGAGCGCCACGTGGCGGGCAAAGGGCTGGTCCTGATCACGGTACCGGCGTTTCAGGCCATCTTTAGCGGGCACGATTACTTCCTGGGGCACTACCGGCGCTATAGCCTGCCACAGTTACTGCGGGTGGTCGAGGAGGCCGGGCTGACATCCCGCCGCTGCGGTTACCTCTTCTTCTCGTTGCTGCTGCCAAAGCTGGTGCTGTTCAAGGTGCTCAAATCCGCCGACTCTTCAGAAGGGGTGGGGCATTGGCGCAAAGGGCCTTTGCTTACCTCCCTGATCCACTTGGCTCTCAAGCTGGACAACAAGATTCTCCTTGCCGCAGGCCGGTTGGGTATCAAGATACCGGGCCTGACAGGATGGGTGCTGTGCGACAAACACGGATAG
- a CDS encoding YtxH domain-containing protein: MSKKSEQAALLAFLAGAAVAAGAALLFTPKTGREVREKLGEAKDEAMDKLKGCVKNAKLRSRKNGSDQMNYDGGDCWI; encoded by the coding sequence ATGTCGAAGAAAAGCGAACAGGCCGCTCTGTTGGCCTTCCTGGCCGGAGCCGCGGTAGCTGCGGGTGCCGCTCTCCTCTTTACCCCGAAAACCGGTCGCGAGGTCCGCGAGAAGCTGGGCGAAGCGAAAGACGAGGCGATGGACAAGCTGAAAGGGTGCGTGAAAAACGCGAAGCTGCGCTCCAGGAAGAACGGCTCCGATCAGATGAACTACGACGGCGGCGACTGCTGGATATAA
- a CDS encoding glycosyltransferase — translation MRQTRIVVPCYNESQRLQPHSFLAALRSDPSLSFLFVNDGSRDDTLRILTSIRDKNPAQVDVLDLEVNCGKAEAVRRGILEASEGPFDYIGYWDADLATPLEVITEFREVLEKRHVDAVLGARVRLLGRRIKRRPLRHYLGRIFATFASLLLGMNVYDTQCGAKIFRNSTALKIVFSSPFKVRWTFDVEVLARFPLVLEAPSLEVCANWVEYPLEEWYDVKGSKVSMTDYLKAMAEFATLFVYLRTPARKGYKRYLDGWNSRPVESRV, via the coding sequence GTGCGACAAACACGGATAGTAGTCCCCTGTTACAACGAATCGCAGCGCCTGCAACCGCACTCGTTCCTCGCCGCCTTGCGCAGCGATCCCTCCTTGTCCTTTCTCTTCGTTAACGACGGCAGCAGAGACGATACGCTCAGGATTCTCACCTCCATCAGGGACAAGAACCCGGCCCAGGTCGACGTGCTCGACCTCGAGGTAAACTGCGGCAAGGCGGAGGCGGTCCGACGCGGTATCCTGGAGGCGAGCGAGGGACCGTTTGACTACATCGGGTATTGGGACGCGGACCTGGCCACCCCCCTGGAGGTCATCACCGAGTTCCGCGAGGTGCTGGAGAAGCGCCATGTCGATGCCGTGCTGGGAGCGCGTGTTCGACTGCTGGGCAGGAGGATCAAGCGCAGACCTCTGCGACATTACCTGGGCAGGATTTTTGCGACTTTCGCCTCGCTGCTTCTCGGCATGAATGTCTACGACACCCAGTGCGGCGCCAAGATCTTCCGCAATTCCACGGCGTTGAAAATTGTCTTCTCCAGTCCCTTCAAGGTGAGATGGACCTTCGATGTCGAGGTCCTGGCCAGGTTTCCCCTGGTGCTTGAAGCCCCTAGCCTCGAAGTGTGCGCCAATTGGGTCGAATACCCCCTCGAGGAATGGTATGACGTCAAAGGTTCCAAGGTTTCCATGACGGATTACCTGAAGGCGATGGCGGAGTTTGCCACCTTGTTCGTGTACCTGAGGACGCCAGCCCGGAAGGGGTATAAACGCTACCTGGATGGCTGGAACAGTCGGCCGGTGGAATCACGGGTCTGA
- a CDS encoding peptidylprolyl isomerase: MFSFKKSSVPVAAALLMALTLPAAALAEEASSTAAKPVAKAAAIVVLHVNNSVITKLDLDRALKVMLAQSQVNQPLTPEAQKEAEAAVLDQLTSVELLYQEANKLEIPDLDKQVNDKVAQNRAKFKTDQEFIDALKSVDMTMQDMQDFTRKDIVINNFIEQKFTAKAAATDAEAKKFYEDNKDQYFKQPEAVRASHILVSADGKATPEERKRAKEKAEALLKRVKAGEDFAAVAKAESSCPSASQGGDLGAFGRGEMVPAFDKAAFALKVGEVSGVVESEFGYHIIKVTDKQEAGAEKFENVKDKIADFLKKQKVQQEVTSLVEQLKKTAKIEKN; this comes from the coding sequence ATGTTTTCCTTCAAGAAATCCTCTGTACCTGTCGCTGCCGCCCTGCTCATGGCCTTGACACTTCCCGCTGCAGCACTTGCTGAAGAAGCCAGCAGCACCGCGGCCAAGCCGGTCGCCAAGGCAGCGGCCATCGTGGTATTGCACGTCAACAACTCGGTGATCACCAAACTCGATCTCGATCGCGCCCTCAAGGTCATGCTGGCGCAGAGCCAGGTGAACCAGCCCTTAACGCCCGAAGCCCAGAAAGAGGCCGAAGCCGCCGTATTGGACCAGCTCACCTCCGTTGAGCTTCTGTACCAGGAAGCCAACAAGCTGGAGATTCCCGACCTCGACAAACAGGTCAACGACAAGGTGGCCCAGAACCGCGCCAAGTTCAAGACCGACCAGGAGTTCATCGACGCGCTGAAGAGCGTCGACATGACCATGCAGGACATGCAGGACTTCACCCGCAAGGACATCGTGATCAACAACTTCATCGAGCAGAAGTTCACCGCCAAGGCGGCGGCCACCGATGCCGAGGCGAAGAAGTTTTACGAGGACAACAAGGACCAGTACTTCAAGCAGCCGGAAGCCGTCCGCGCGAGCCATATCCTGGTGAGTGCCGACGGGAAAGCCACGCCGGAGGAGCGCAAGCGCGCCAAGGAGAAAGCCGAAGCGCTGCTTAAGCGCGTGAAGGCCGGTGAAGATTTTGCCGCGGTTGCCAAGGCCGAATCTTCCTGCCCCTCCGCGAGCCAGGGTGGCGATCTCGGCGCCTTCGGTCGCGGCGAAATGGTACCCGCCTTCGATAAGGCCGCTTTTGCGCTCAAGGTCGGCGAAGTGAGCGGCGTGGTCGAGTCCGAGTTTGGCTATCACATCATCAAGGTGACCGATAAGCAGGAAGCCGGTGCCGAGAAGTTCGAGAACGTAAAAGACAAGATAGCCGACTTTCTGAAAAAGCAAAAAGTGCAGCAGGAAGTCACCAGCCTGGTCGAGCAACTCAAAAAGACCGCCAAGATCGAGAAGAACTAA
- the ptsP gene encoding phosphoenolpyruvate--protein phosphotransferase, with product MPEEAGEQLGLRTLEDISALILQSHDLQETLDNIVNLVAKRMSSDVCSIYLLEKDGETLRLHATRGLSRLSVGITMKISEGLTGLVMEQRGVVATDNAPRHPRYKYFRKTKEEKVLSFLGVPFFERDNPMGVLVIQNREARTFTPQEISAVSTIAWQISSIVSNAKLLDSVRKKEEERAFFAAEVDRLKKSGVLKEGSRPARKSPSSAALTGIGISPGFALGKVSILHHRGPTDEAILERARPRSEELNMFHQALEKARIHTIYMEKRMGEILSEADAGIFHSHLMILEDRGFIAKITTLIEEGLGAHRAVNQVVEAYVSAFARMEDPYLRERSADMEDIGRRICDALNGHSKHRERLREERIIVARELLPSDLAIMDHGKVIGIATEKGNQNAHSAIMARALGIPAVFGVEGLLQRVGVRSEVVVDGNSGCVYVNPDHSVKQEYVRLQGDFDQKQRALEEIRGLPACTQDGCSISLLANIGLLSDLKVAHLHGAEGVGLYRTEFPFMTRASFPTRQVQASVYRKVLEGFPDMPVHIRTLDIGGDKGLSYFPHPKEDNPFLGWRSMRLSLDREDILREQLAAILIASGSGKCNLMFPMISGVDEVRRIKAILAQVQEELTREGRSFDPEIGFGVMVELPAAILVIDMLVREVDYVSIGTNDLIQYTLACDRNNPRVRKWYDPYHPAVLHSIKKVADAAASAGKPASLCGEMAGEPINAVLLMGLGLRCFSLSAPNIPKVKEAVRRVTLQKAREIGDRVLAMESAQSIREYLEAAQRELGL from the coding sequence ATGCCAGAGGAGGCTGGTGAGCAACTGGGACTGAGGACATTGGAGGACATCAGCGCGCTGATTCTCCAATCCCACGATCTGCAGGAGACTCTGGACAACATCGTTAACCTGGTGGCTAAGAGGATGTCCTCCGACGTCTGCTCCATCTACCTTCTGGAGAAGGACGGCGAGACCTTGCGCCTGCACGCCACCCGCGGCCTTTCCAGGCTCTCGGTCGGCATCACCATGAAGATCTCCGAGGGCCTGACCGGCCTGGTCATGGAGCAGCGCGGCGTGGTCGCCACCGATAACGCCCCCCGCCATCCACGCTACAAGTACTTCAGAAAGACCAAGGAGGAGAAGGTGCTCTCCTTCCTGGGGGTCCCTTTCTTCGAACGCGACAACCCGATGGGGGTCCTGGTCATCCAGAACCGCGAGGCCCGCACCTTCACCCCCCAGGAAATCAGTGCCGTCTCCACCATCGCCTGGCAGATCTCCAGCATCGTCTCCAACGCCAAACTGCTCGACTCGGTACGCAAGAAGGAGGAGGAACGCGCCTTTTTTGCAGCCGAGGTGGACCGCCTCAAGAAGAGCGGCGTCCTGAAGGAAGGCAGCCGCCCTGCCCGCAAGTCCCCTTCCTCCGCCGCCCTGACCGGTATCGGCATCTCCCCCGGCTTCGCTCTCGGCAAGGTCTCCATCCTGCACCACAGGGGCCCCACCGACGAGGCGATCCTGGAGCGGGCCCGGCCGCGCTCCGAAGAATTGAACATGTTCCACCAGGCCCTGGAGAAGGCGCGCATCCATACCATCTACATGGAAAAGCGCATGGGCGAGATCCTCTCCGAAGCGGACGCGGGCATCTTCCACAGCCACCTGATGATCCTCGAGGACCGCGGCTTCATCGCCAAGATCACCACCCTCATTGAGGAAGGGCTCGGCGCGCACCGCGCGGTGAACCAGGTCGTGGAGGCCTACGTCTCCGCCTTCGCCAGGATGGAGGATCCCTACCTGCGCGAGCGCTCCGCCGACATGGAGGACATCGGACGTCGGATCTGCGACGCCCTGAACGGCCACAGCAAACACCGTGAGCGCCTGCGCGAGGAGCGCATCATCGTGGCGCGCGAACTGCTCCCCTCGGACCTTGCCATCATGGACCACGGCAAGGTGATCGGCATCGCCACCGAGAAAGGGAACCAGAATGCCCACTCCGCCATCATGGCGCGGGCCCTCGGCATCCCCGCCGTCTTCGGTGTCGAGGGGCTCCTGCAGCGGGTCGGCGTGCGTAGCGAGGTGGTGGTGGACGGCAACTCCGGCTGCGTCTACGTGAACCCGGACCACTCCGTGAAGCAGGAATACGTGCGGCTGCAGGGCGATTTCGACCAGAAGCAGCGCGCACTGGAGGAGATCCGCGGCCTCCCCGCCTGCACCCAAGACGGCTGCAGCATCTCCCTCTTGGCCAACATCGGCCTTTTGAGCGACCTCAAGGTGGCGCACCTGCATGGGGCCGAAGGGGTGGGCCTGTACCGCACCGAATTCCCCTTCATGACCCGCGCCTCGTTCCCCACGCGCCAAGTGCAGGCATCCGTCTACCGCAAGGTGCTGGAAGGTTTCCCCGACATGCCGGTGCACATCAGGACCCTGGACATCGGCGGCGACAAGGGGCTCTCCTACTTCCCGCACCCCAAGGAGGACAACCCGTTCCTGGGGTGGCGCTCCATGCGCCTGTCACTGGACCGCGAGGATATCCTGCGGGAGCAGCTGGCGGCCATCCTGATCGCGTCCGGGTCAGGGAAGTGCAACCTCATGTTCCCGATGATCTCCGGAGTGGACGAGGTGCGCCGCATCAAGGCGATCCTGGCGCAGGTCCAGGAGGAGTTGACACGCGAGGGACGCAGTTTCGACCCTGAGATAGGCTTCGGCGTGATGGTGGAGCTCCCCGCGGCGATCCTGGTGATCGACATGCTGGTCCGCGAGGTCGATTACGTCAGCATCGGGACCAACGACCTGATCCAGTACACGCTGGCGTGCGACAGGAACAACCCCAGGGTGCGCAAGTGGTACGACCCGTACCATCCGGCGGTGCTGCATTCGATAAAGAAGGTGGCGGATGCCGCGGCGAGCGCGGGAAAACCGGCGTCGCTGTGCGGCGAAATGGCGGGAGAACCGATCAACGCGGTACTGCTCATGGGGCTTGGGCTGCGCTGTTTCAGCCTGTCGGCGCCCAACATTCCCAAAGTGAAGGAGGCGGTGCGGCGCGTCACCCTACAAAAGGCACGCGAGATCGGCGACCGGGTGCTCGCCATGGAGAGCGCCCAGTCGATAAGGGAGTACCTGGAAGCGGCCCAGCGGGAACTGGGGCTGTAA
- a CDS encoding GNAT family N-acetyltransferase — protein MSEQNVVRCSFERHGDAILDIFNDAIVHSTALYEYQPRTRQFMQNWFETKRSAGFPIIGIEDCNGVLLAFGSYGTFRAFPAFKYTVEHSVYVHKDHRGRGLGRSVMQELIAAARGNGMHAMIGGIDATNTGSIALHEQLGFKHVGTLPQVGFKFGKWLDLAFYQLLLDTPAHPIDG, from the coding sequence ATGAGTGAACAGAATGTAGTGCGCTGCAGCTTTGAGCGACACGGGGATGCGATACTGGATATTTTCAATGATGCGATCGTGCACTCGACTGCGCTCTACGAGTACCAGCCGCGGACACGGCAATTCATGCAAAACTGGTTCGAGACCAAACGGTCGGCGGGGTTCCCGATTATCGGTATCGAGGACTGCAACGGGGTGCTGCTGGCATTTGGCAGTTACGGCACATTCCGCGCTTTCCCCGCTTTCAAGTACACGGTGGAACACTCGGTATATGTGCACAAGGACCATCGCGGACGCGGCCTTGGCCGGTCCGTGATGCAGGAGTTAATAGCAGCGGCGCGCGGCAACGGGATGCATGCCATGATAGGCGGCATCGACGCCACCAACACCGGCAGCATTGCACTGCACGAGCAACTCGGCTTCAAACACGTCGGTACCCTGCCCCAGGTCGGCTTCAAGTTCGGCAAGTGGCTCGACCTCGCCTTCTATCAGCTGCTGCTCGATACCCCCGCCCACCCAATCGACGGCTGA
- a CDS encoding ferritin, translating to MLTQKLCVALNNQLNNELYSAYLYLSMSSYAASIGLKGSANWFMVQYQEEMVHAMKFYNYINSRGEHVKLQAIDAPPAEFKNLLDMFEQTLKHELTITASINGLTDLALSEKDHATNIFLQWFVTEQIEEEENDRDIIGKLKLIGDNGQGLLMLDTELAARVFVPPPTTAA from the coding sequence ATGCTGACCCAAAAGCTGTGCGTCGCTCTCAACAACCAACTGAATAATGAGCTTTACTCTGCCTACCTCTATCTATCCATGTCTTCTTATGCCGCTTCCATCGGACTCAAAGGGAGTGCCAACTGGTTCATGGTCCAGTACCAGGAAGAAATGGTTCACGCCATGAAATTCTACAACTACATCAACAGCCGCGGCGAGCACGTGAAGCTGCAGGCGATCGACGCCCCGCCGGCCGAGTTCAAGAACCTCCTGGACATGTTCGAACAGACCCTGAAGCACGAGCTTACCATCACTGCGTCCATCAACGGACTCACCGACCTTGCCCTGTCCGAAAAGGATCACGCCACCAACATCTTCCTGCAGTGGTTCGTCACCGAGCAGATCGAGGAGGAGGAGAACGACAGGGATATCATCGGTAAGCTGAAGCTGATCGGGGATAATGGGCAGGGGCTATTGATGCTTGACACAGAGCTGGCGGCTAGGGTGTTTGTGCCGCCGCCGACTACGGCGGCGTAA
- a CDS encoding LysE family translocator: MFSVLLTIWLLYAAILLSPGANTLLITQLAASEQGRSACVAALGVALGSTLWCVSAVFGIHVIFVVFPAMRLTLQVGGGIYLLYIASRLWRASSGAMTRMELRASKSAIAAFRLGFLTNMTNPKAALFFGSIFAASFPATPSRALQVAVIVMVMVSSSCYHLFLAYLFSRDKVRAGYARSRGTFNRIAAVAVSSLGLGLLVATLREARHQFFAPST, translated from the coding sequence GTGTTCTCAGTTCTTTTGACTATCTGGCTACTTTACGCCGCTATTCTTCTTAGCCCAGGTGCCAACACCCTTTTAATAACACAACTGGCCGCCAGCGAGCAGGGCCGCTCTGCATGCGTTGCCGCACTCGGAGTTGCCTTAGGCTCTACACTCTGGTGCGTCAGTGCGGTGTTCGGAATCCACGTAATCTTCGTGGTTTTCCCGGCGATGCGGTTGACGCTGCAGGTAGGAGGCGGCATCTACCTCCTCTACATCGCCAGCCGCCTCTGGCGTGCGTCCTCGGGAGCAATGACTCGGATGGAGCTGCGTGCCTCTAAAAGTGCTATCGCCGCATTCCGCCTCGGATTTCTTACCAACATGACCAACCCGAAAGCGGCCTTGTTCTTTGGCAGCATCTTCGCGGCGTCGTTCCCTGCAACTCCAAGCAGGGCCCTGCAAGTAGCCGTGATCGTAATGGTCATGGTGAGTTCGAGCTGCTATCACCTGTTTCTAGCGTACTTGTTTTCCCGCGACAAGGTACGAGCCGGTTACGCACGGTCGCGCGGCACGTTCAACCGCATCGCAGCGGTAGCCGTCAGCTCCCTGGGGCTTGGGTTGCTGGTAGCCACCTTAAGAGAGGCACGCCACCAGTTCTTCGCGCCGTCCACTTGA
- a CDS encoding slipin family protein produces MNVVNLFPVLIVLFFIVAFLANAIRILPEYERGVLFRLGRVKKVRGPGLVLIIPGIDRLVRVSLRIVAMDVPSQDVITHDNVTVKVSAVIYFRVVDAVRAVVEMENYLYATSQLSQTTLRSVLGQVDLDELLANREKINKELQEILDRQTEPWGVKVSTVEVKNIDLPQEMQRAIARQAEAERERRAKVIHAEGELQASEKLAQAATIMGNEPMSLQLRYLQTLTEIAAEKNSTTIFPVPIDLIKMFIDKMGT; encoded by the coding sequence ATGAACGTCGTGAACCTGTTTCCGGTGCTTATCGTCCTGTTTTTCATCGTGGCTTTCTTGGCCAATGCAATCCGCATCCTCCCTGAATACGAGCGGGGGGTACTGTTCCGGCTGGGGCGGGTTAAAAAGGTACGCGGCCCTGGTCTCGTGCTGATCATTCCCGGCATCGACCGGCTGGTACGCGTTTCGCTGCGCATCGTGGCCATGGACGTTCCCTCCCAGGACGTGATCACCCACGACAACGTCACCGTGAAGGTTTCCGCGGTCATCTACTTCCGCGTGGTGGATGCTGTGCGGGCGGTGGTCGAGATGGAGAACTACCTGTACGCCACCAGCCAGCTTTCCCAGACGACGCTCAGGAGCGTGCTCGGGCAGGTTGACCTGGACGAACTCCTCGCCAACCGCGAGAAGATCAACAAGGAACTCCAGGAGATCCTGGACCGGCAGACTGAGCCCTGGGGGGTGAAGGTCTCCACGGTCGAGGTGAAGAACATCGACCTGCCGCAGGAGATGCAGCGAGCCATCGCCAGGCAGGCGGAGGCCGAGCGCGAGCGGCGCGCCAAGGTCATCCACGCTGAGGGCGAGTTGCAGGCCTCGGAGAAACTGGCGCAGGCGGCGACCATCATGGGGAACGAGCCGATGTCGCTGCAGTTGCGGTACTTGCAGACGTTGACGGAGATCGCGGCGGAAAAAAACTCCACCACCATCTTCCCGGTGCCTATCGACTTGATTAAGATGTTTATTGATAAGATGGGGACATAG
- a CDS encoding sigma-54-dependent transcriptional regulator — protein MKPTIKILLIEDDDGSREAMLILLKASGFAIKGCSSGKEGLDQLAGEPFDIVISDLFLPDMNGIDILTRVKQDSPHTEVILVTGHGSAETAVQAMKKGAYDYITKPLNIEELRIIIDKAVEKGQLLSENVYLKKQLQDKYEFANIIGNSQAMQQLFSRMKRIIKTDSTVLILGESGTGKELVAKAIHFNGNRKDKPFIAVNCSAIPENLLESELFGHVKGAFTGAVKEKVGKFEAANYGTIFLDEIGTLPMHLQTKLLRVLQEQEVERVGSNKQIKLDVRVISATNVNLEEEVARGNFREDLFYRLNVIPVLIPPLRERIEDILPLTRHFLAKNCHSMQRPIMHLDKEALEALEAYPWNGNVRELENIMERIVALTEGDVITLRDLPANIAKNYQEGAHSVSVTPAGIDMVQAISEIEKRMIGEALQLSGGVKARAAAMLSINRTTLVEKMRRLGMPL, from the coding sequence ATGAAACCCACCATAAAAATACTGCTCATAGAAGACGACGACGGCAGCCGCGAGGCGATGCTCATCTTGCTCAAGGCGAGCGGCTTTGCCATCAAGGGGTGCTCCAGCGGCAAGGAAGGCCTGGACCAGTTGGCCGGCGAGCCGTTCGACATCGTCATCAGCGACCTGTTTCTGCCCGACATGAACGGCATCGACATCCTGACCCGGGTGAAGCAGGACTCCCCGCACACCGAAGTCATCCTGGTCACCGGTCACGGTTCCGCCGAGACCGCGGTGCAGGCGATGAAGAAAGGTGCCTACGACTACATCACCAAGCCCCTCAACATCGAAGAGCTGCGCATCATCATCGACAAGGCCGTCGAGAAAGGGCAGCTGTTAAGCGAAAACGTCTACCTCAAGAAGCAGTTGCAGGACAAGTACGAGTTCGCCAATATTATCGGTAACTCGCAGGCCATGCAGCAGCTCTTCTCGCGCATGAAGCGGATCATCAAGACCGACTCCACCGTCCTCATCCTGGGCGAATCCGGTACCGGCAAGGAGCTGGTCGCCAAGGCGATCCATTTCAACGGCAACAGAAAGGACAAGCCGTTCATTGCCGTCAACTGCTCCGCCATCCCCGAGAATCTCCTGGAGAGCGAACTGTTCGGTCACGTAAAGGGAGCCTTCACCGGTGCGGTAAAGGAAAAGGTAGGTAAGTTCGAGGCCGCCAACTACGGCACCATTTTCCTCGACGAGATCGGCACCCTCCCGATGCACCTGCAGACCAAGCTGCTGCGTGTGCTCCAGGAGCAGGAAGTCGAGCGCGTCGGTTCCAACAAGCAGATAAAACTCGACGTGCGTGTCATCTCCGCTACCAACGTGAACCTCGAGGAAGAAGTCGCGCGCGGCAATTTCCGTGAGGACCTTTTTTACCGACTCAACGTGATCCCGGTTCTCATTCCTCCGCTGCGCGAGCGTATCGAGGACATCCTCCCCCTCACCCGTCACTTCCTGGCGAAGAACTGCCACTCCATGCAGCGTCCCATCATGCACCTCGACAAAGAGGCGTTGGAGGCGTTGGAGGCGTATCCCTGGAACGGCAACGTGCGCGAATTGGAGAACATCATGGAGCGTATCGTTGCGCTCACCGAAGGCGATGTTATTACCCTGCGCGACCTACCCGCCAACATCGCCAAGAACTACCAGGAAGGCGCCCACTCCGTCAGCGTCACCCCCGCCGGTATCGACATGGTGCAGGCCATCAGTGAGATTGAAAAGCGCATGATCGGCGAAGCCTTGCAGTTATCCGGCGGCGTCAAAGCCCGCGCCGCCGCGATGCTCAGCATCAACCGCACCACCCTGGTCGAAAAGATGCGCCGCCTCGGCATGCCGCTGTAG